A genomic stretch from Syntrophorhabdus sp. includes:
- a CDS encoding sodium:proton exchanger, giving the protein MVVEYLQAMVIVLGISALIVFVLGKLRISSVVGFLLAGILIGPSAFNLVGDPHEIELLAEIGVVLLMFTIGLEFSLKNLFQLKSIVLGGGAMQVALTIAFVVCIGYFFYGQPLEGALFDGFLVALSSTAIVFKILLDRAQMNSPHGRFSVGILIFQDLCVVPFMLLIPVLAGNSGGSSIALTVVKAALVIALILFASRWFVPFVFKQVVGMKSRELFVISIITLCLGTALLTSSMGLSLALGAFLAGMVISESEYAAQAVSDVLPFKESFTGLFFISVGMLLDLKVLVNNVAGVSVMVFVIVVLKTTAITITGMVLGNTLKNSLMTGLHLFQIGEFSFILALEGKKYGLITDDLYQAFLSASIITMIMTPFLIRGSSSIAEWIARKSPLRFLGKGKGAAERYPGSIKDHVIIIGFGLNGGNLARVLRSMDIKYVTLELNSKTVRAGKKKGEPIYYGDGTSAEVLHKIGIRHASVLVVAISDAPSTRRIVQLARSSNPHLYIIARTKYVAEVEGLKHLGANDVIPEEFETSVEIFSKVLNRLQVPVNDIRDHIDRIRQDNYLALRVVKLPRRYLVEREDILKNIVIETYRIRQGSVADEKTLRDLNLRSKTGVTVIGIERAGEVHRMPSPSLRLVADDVLLFIGSREDIDCAVDYLDSSENGPPQCSIREDV; this is encoded by the coding sequence ATGGTCGTTGAATACCTTCAGGCGATGGTGATCGTTCTCGGGATAAGCGCCCTCATAGTGTTCGTCCTCGGGAAGCTCCGGATATCGTCCGTGGTGGGTTTCCTCCTGGCCGGCATTCTCATCGGACCGTCCGCTTTCAACCTCGTCGGCGACCCGCACGAGATCGAACTCCTCGCCGAGATCGGGGTCGTCCTGCTCATGTTCACCATTGGGCTCGAGTTTTCCCTCAAGAACCTCTTCCAGCTGAAGTCGATCGTGCTCGGGGGCGGGGCCATGCAGGTCGCGCTCACGATCGCCTTTGTCGTCTGCATAGGCTATTTCTTCTATGGCCAGCCGCTTGAGGGGGCTCTGTTCGACGGCTTTCTCGTGGCCCTGAGCAGCACGGCGATCGTCTTCAAGATCCTCCTCGACCGCGCCCAGATGAACAGCCCCCATGGGCGTTTTTCCGTGGGGATATTGATCTTCCAGGACCTCTGTGTCGTGCCCTTCATGCTTCTCATCCCTGTCCTTGCCGGCAATTCGGGCGGCAGCAGCATAGCCCTCACTGTTGTGAAGGCAGCACTGGTCATAGCCCTCATACTCTTTGCCTCCCGGTGGTTCGTACCCTTCGTATTCAAACAGGTGGTGGGGATGAAGAGCCGGGAGCTCTTCGTGATATCCATCATTACGCTGTGCCTCGGCACGGCACTGCTCACATCGTCCATGGGCCTCTCGCTGGCCCTCGGCGCCTTTCTGGCCGGCATGGTCATCTCGGAATCAGAGTATGCGGCCCAGGCCGTTTCGGACGTCCTTCCCTTCAAAGAGAGTTTCACGGGGCTTTTCTTCATCTCCGTCGGCATGCTCCTCGACCTCAAAGTGCTTGTAAACAACGTCGCCGGCGTGTCGGTGATGGTCTTTGTGATAGTGGTACTCAAGACGACCGCCATCACCATCACCGGCATGGTCCTCGGTAACACCCTTAAAAACTCTCTCATGACAGGTCTTCATCTCTTTCAGATCGGCGAATTCTCGTTCATCCTGGCGCTGGAAGGAAAGAAGTATGGCCTTATCACCGACGATCTCTATCAAGCCTTTCTGTCGGCTTCGATCATCACGATGATAATGACACCCTTTCTCATACGGGGATCATCATCCATCGCGGAATGGATCGCCAGGAAGAGTCCTCTTCGCTTCCTGGGAAAGGGAAAAGGAGCCGCGGAACGCTATCCCGGGAGCATAAAGGACCACGTGATCATAATCGGCTTCGGCCTCAACGGCGGGAATCTGGCGCGTGTCCTCCGTTCCATGGATATCAAATATGTCACTCTGGAGCTCAACAGCAAGACCGTCCGGGCGGGGAAGAAGAAGGGTGAACCGATCTACTACGGCGATGGCACCAGCGCGGAGGTTCTCCACAAGATAGGAATACGACACGCAAGCGTCCTTGTGGTCGCCATCAGCGACGCCCCGTCCACCAGGAGAATAGTGCAACTGGCGCGGTCGTCGAACCCTCATCTGTACATCATTGCCCGCACGAAGTACGTGGCTGAGGTGGAAGGACTGAAGCATCTCGGAGCCAACGACGTCATACCCGAGGAATTCGAGACCTCCGTGGAGATATTCTCCAAGGTCCTGAACCGGCTGCAGGTTCCCGTCAACGACATCCGGGACCACATCGACAGGATACGGCAGGACAATTACCTTGCATTGAGGGTTGTGAAGCTCCCCAGGAGATACCTCGTCGAACGCGAGGACATACTCAAGAACATCGTGATCGAGACCTACCGGATACGGCAGGGCTCGGTGGCCGATGAAAAAACCCTCAGGGATCTCAACCTCCGGTCGAAGACGGGCGTGACAGTGATCGGTATCGAACGCGCCGGGGAGGTCCATAGAATGCCCTCTCCTTCCCTGCGCCTCGTTGCCGATGACGTCCTGCTTTTCATCGGCAGCCGTGAGGATATCGACTGCGCTGTCGATTATCTCGATTCCAGTGAAAATGGGCCCCCGCAATGCTCAATAAGAGAGGATGTGTGA
- a CDS encoding peroxiredoxin, producing the protein MAQQKESCVKTAKGPISAPSAEGSAASAPIEREVAMVTARVGKPAPDFEANAFVDGGFKNITLSEFKGQWVVLCFYPGDYTFVUPTELAAVAVKHEELKALGVQILACSVDSSFVHKIWNEDELSKMVKGGLPFPMLSDAGGRIGKVYGVYDEEGGVDIRGRFIIDPDGVIQAMEVITPPVGRNVAEFIRQVQAFQHVRATGEATPSGWRPGKVTLTPSPDLVGKVWTVWQPQMAFED; encoded by the coding sequence ATGGCACAACAGAAAGAATCATGTGTCAAAACGGCCAAAGGCCCGATAAGCGCCCCATCGGCCGAAGGGTCCGCAGCATCCGCACCAATTGAAAGGGAGGTGGCCATGGTGACAGCAAGAGTGGGCAAACCGGCACCGGATTTCGAGGCGAACGCATTTGTCGACGGTGGGTTCAAAAACATCACCCTTTCCGAGTTCAAGGGTCAGTGGGTCGTCCTTTGCTTCTATCCCGGGGACTACACCTTCGTTTGACCGACAGAGCTGGCGGCGGTCGCCGTCAAGCACGAAGAGCTGAAGGCGCTTGGGGTCCAGATCCTCGCGTGCAGCGTCGACAGCAGTTTCGTTCACAAGATCTGGAACGAGGATGAACTGTCGAAGATGGTCAAGGGCGGTCTTCCCTTTCCGATGCTTTCAGACGCGGGGGGACGTATCGGAAAGGTCTACGGGGTATACGATGAGGAGGGAGGGGTCGATATCCGCGGCCGTTTTATAATCGACCCCGACGGCGTCATCCAGGCCATGGAGGTCATTACGCCTCCCGTGGGCCGCAACGTGGCGGAGTTCATCAGGCAGGTGCAGGCATTCCAGCACGTGCGCGCGACCGGCGAGGCAACCCCGTCGGGATGGCGGCCGGGCAAGGTGACGCTCACGCCCTCGCCGGATCTCGTCGGGAAGGTCTGGACGGTCTGGCAGCCGCAGATGGCGTTCGAGGATTAG
- a CDS encoding P-loop NTPase: protein MAECGQTTQDKDMDDLVLQERLSRINRTLMVLSGKGGVGKSTVAVNVALSLAAQGQRVGLLDVDIHGPSIPKMLGLNGQKLGVKDNEILPIEVFGKLHVVSMGLLLEHDDQPVVWRGPLKYNVIKEFLQNVMWGQLDYLVIDAPPGTGDEPLSVGQLIKERASAIIVTTPQQVSTIDVAKCITFCKQLELPVAGIIENMSGFICPHCGKEVDIFMKGGGKELAQRMNVPFLGAVPLDPDIVKSGDNGIPYVLSYSTSETAKRFDEIVDKITAVYSGNTDIPRAPAKQDKVENSVTPSSSGASEGDIVTQGGTMKFAVPTNEGKLCMHFGHCEAFALIDSDAQGNVMNETYVTPPPHEPGVLPRWLAEQGVNCIIAGGMGSRAQQLFAQQGVRVVTGAQEADPKKAVENYLKGTLVTGANTCDH, encoded by the coding sequence ATGGCAGAGTGTGGACAGACAACACAGGATAAGGACATGGACGACCTTGTCCTCCAGGAACGCTTGAGCCGGATCAACCGGACCCTTATGGTCCTTTCCGGCAAGGGTGGAGTGGGCAAGAGCACAGTGGCGGTCAATGTGGCCTTGAGCCTGGCCGCGCAGGGACAGAGGGTCGGCCTCCTCGACGTCGATATTCATGGGCCAAGCATCCCGAAGATGCTCGGGCTCAACGGCCAGAAACTGGGTGTCAAGGACAACGAGATACTCCCCATTGAAGTCTTCGGGAAACTTCACGTCGTATCAATGGGGCTGCTCCTCGAGCACGACGACCAGCCGGTCGTCTGGAGGGGCCCTCTCAAGTACAACGTGATCAAGGAATTTCTCCAGAACGTCATGTGGGGACAACTCGATTATCTCGTCATCGACGCGCCTCCTGGGACGGGCGACGAACCCCTCTCCGTAGGACAGTTGATCAAGGAGCGTGCCAGCGCCATCATCGTGACGACACCACAGCAGGTATCGACCATCGACGTCGCGAAGTGCATCACCTTCTGCAAACAGCTGGAGCTTCCCGTGGCCGGCATCATCGAGAACATGAGCGGGTTCATCTGCCCTCACTGCGGAAAAGAGGTTGACATCTTCATGAAGGGTGGGGGAAAGGAGCTGGCACAGCGTATGAACGTCCCCTTCCTGGGGGCGGTGCCGCTCGATCCCGACATCGTCAAGAGTGGAGACAACGGGATACCCTACGTGCTATCCTACAGCACCTCGGAAACAGCGAAACGTTTTGACGAGATCGTGGACAAGATCACCGCGGTCTATTCAGGCAATACCGATATCCCCCGGGCGCCGGCAAAACAAGACAAGGTGGAGAACTCCGTCACACCATCCTCCAGCGGCGCGAGCGAGGGAGATATCGTTACCCAGGGAGGCACCATGAAATTCGCCGTTCCCACGAACGAAGGCAAGCTCTGCATGCATTTCGGTCATTGTGAGGCTTTTGCCCTCATCGACTCCGATGCCCAGGGCAACGTCATGAATGAAACATACGTGACACCTCCTCCCCACGAACCCGGCGTTCTCCCGCGGTGGCTCGCTGAGCAGGGCGTGAACTGCATCATAGCGGGAGGCATGGGGAGCCGTGCCCAGCAGCTTTTCGCCCAGCAGGGCGTCAGGGTTGTAACGGGCGCGCAGGAAGCAGACCCGAAAAAGGCTGTGGAGAACTACCTGAAAGGAACGCTCGTCACCGGCGCCAACACGTGCGACCATTAA
- a CDS encoding MBL fold metallo-hydrolase has product MEERGATRREFMKLMAATGVALGAAGPLSRTMAFARSGGKEDIGLCKSVKITCISETSWFDGNVLMKNMKDAGGPKANQWIVDWDQKNSGGYSSLIEIEGLDGSRHRFLLDTGWNNSFMDKAFEREGIGSMLKKGEIEFLYVTHEHFDHFFGIESVLRHDPQIKVIIPNTFYDEGYRLLAGAEFEKSKVKNSIPYKGTLVKHDPAKIYRLYPGCASVTFDLPIPCRTRGEQSLYFNVKDKGIVCVTGCCHQNIIDFAEFARTKLEGGQNLYGLYGGLHIAPVGPLSPEGEKTVREMARFGFRKIACNHCTGVSAVEKMVELGYPVVKGSGRHGSPSKMYLGNGDVVVF; this is encoded by the coding sequence ATGGAAGAAAGAGGTGCGACAAGGAGGGAGTTCATGAAACTGATGGCCGCAACAGGCGTGGCCCTGGGGGCAGCTGGTCCTCTGTCCAGAACGATGGCATTCGCCCGAAGCGGGGGAAAAGAGGACATCGGCCTCTGCAAAAGCGTGAAGATCACCTGTATCTCGGAAACGAGCTGGTTCGACGGAAACGTCCTCATGAAGAACATGAAGGACGCGGGGGGTCCGAAGGCAAACCAGTGGATCGTCGACTGGGACCAGAAGAACAGCGGGGGTTACTCCAGCCTCATCGAGATCGAAGGCCTCGACGGCAGCCGTCACAGGTTCCTCCTCGACACGGGCTGGAACAACTCGTTCATGGATAAGGCCTTTGAACGGGAAGGCATCGGCAGCATGCTGAAGAAAGGCGAGATCGAGTTCCTCTACGTCACGCATGAGCACTTTGACCACTTCTTCGGTATAGAATCGGTCTTGAGGCACGATCCGCAAATCAAGGTCATCATACCCAACACGTTCTACGACGAGGGATATCGCCTGCTCGCCGGCGCCGAATTCGAGAAATCGAAGGTAAAAAACTCCATTCCCTATAAAGGCACACTCGTAAAGCACGACCCCGCGAAGATATACAGGCTCTATCCCGGCTGCGCCTCCGTCACCTTCGACCTGCCCATACCCTGCCGCACCCGGGGGGAACAATCCCTCTACTTCAACGTCAAGGATAAGGGGATCGTCTGCGTCACCGGGTGCTGTCACCAGAACATCATCGATTTTGCCGAGTTCGCCAGGACAAAACTCGAGGGGGGACAAAACCTGTATGGTCTTTACGGGGGTCTCCACATCGCTCCCGTAGGACCGCTCAGCCCCGAGGGGGAAAAGACGGTCAGGGAAATGGCGAGATTCGGTTTCAGGAAGATCGCCTGCAACCATTGCACCGGGGTGAGCGCCGTCGAGAAGATGGTGGAACTGGGCTATCCCGTCGTCAAGGGCAGCGGCCGACACGGATCCCCCAGCAAGATGTACCTGGGCAACGGAGACGTCGTAGTCTTCTGA
- a CDS encoding sulfurtransferase — protein MKPVLMALILVVLALSVGTTANAAEGISPVVTTKWLAENMKDPRLVITDIRKVEEYKEDHLPGSISLTYNAWRTMDKEISCQLPPKDDIEDNLRSAGISRDSIVVIVGKTDTDLDRAHPARVAWTMKYAGIANVAILDGGYSKWKAEGRPLVSGWATATPSSHCCAWNKDLLCSKECLREKAGRVTIVDTRIHSHFTGKVRDPGIRKKGHIPGSVNLPYTYAFRKDGTFRSRESLDRYAVRTVGKDRKKEIVVLCCTGRFSPTWWYMLSQVLGYEKVSLFDGSMEEWCADSSAPLVEDR, from the coding sequence ATGAAACCTGTTCTCATGGCACTTATCCTGGTTGTTCTCGCGCTTTCCGTGGGAACAACCGCAAACGCGGCCGAAGGGATATCCCCGGTCGTCACAACGAAGTGGCTCGCGGAGAACATGAAGGATCCCCGCCTTGTCATCACCGATATCAGAAAGGTCGAGGAATACAAAGAGGACCACCTGCCCGGGTCCATCAGCCTGACATACAACGCGTGGCGGACCATGGATAAGGAGATCTCATGCCAGCTCCCCCCGAAGGACGATATCGAGGACAATCTGAGGTCCGCGGGGATCAGCCGGGACAGCATTGTGGTTATCGTCGGCAAGACAGACACGGACCTTGACCGGGCGCACCCGGCACGGGTCGCCTGGACGATGAAATATGCCGGTATCGCCAATGTGGCCATTCTTGACGGCGGTTACAGCAAGTGGAAGGCGGAGGGGCGTCCCCTTGTCAGCGGCTGGGCGACCGCAACGCCCAGCTCTCATTGCTGCGCCTGGAACAAGGACCTGCTCTGTTCAAAGGAATGTCTCAGGGAAAAGGCCGGTCGCGTCACCATAGTCGATACGAGGATCCACAGTCATTTTACCGGTAAAGTGCGAGACCCGGGCATCAGGAAGAAGGGGCACATTCCCGGCAGCGTCAATCTGCCCTATACTTACGCGTTCAGAAAGGACGGGACCTTCCGGAGCAGGGAAAGCCTCGACCGCTACGCTGTCCGTACCGTCGGCAAGGACAGGAAGAAGGAGATCGTCGTCCTGTGCTGCACCGGCCGCTTCTCTCCCACGTGGTGGTACATGCTGAGTCAGGTCCTGGGATATGAGAAGGTCTCCCTTTTCGATGGGTCCATGGAGGAATGGTGCGCGGACTCCTCGGCGCCTCTCGTCGAGGACCGGTAG
- a CDS encoding DUF364 domain-containing protein, translating into MKVLEDIISSITVDAPVTDVTRGIFWTAVVSRHCGLASTMIYDCKMEDGREPGQTSYLQTSAASLAKGAVLSSTLDASVGLAAINSLIDVDMARCIDLNAGDYLAENGQGKNITVIGHFPFVDDLRKVAKNLWVIEKRLQPGDRPEEETGTLLARSDLIAISSTTLINHTLGTILGLCPSGSTKMLLGPTTPLTSVLFDHGVDIISGSIVTDPDTALLGIRQGANFRALKRTGSIRLVTLMKNQRGHSLQ; encoded by the coding sequence ATGAAAGTGCTCGAGGACATCATATCGTCCATCACCGTCGATGCTCCCGTCACGGATGTGACCAGGGGCATCTTCTGGACAGCTGTGGTCAGCCGGCATTGCGGTCTGGCATCGACGATGATCTATGACTGCAAGATGGAAGACGGCAGGGAGCCGGGGCAAACATCATACCTCCAGACAAGCGCGGCTTCCCTGGCGAAGGGCGCGGTGCTCTCCAGCACTCTCGATGCATCGGTGGGGCTCGCCGCGATCAATTCCCTCATCGATGTCGACATGGCGCGATGCATCGACCTCAACGCCGGGGATTATCTCGCCGAGAACGGCCAGGGAAAGAACATCACGGTGATCGGTCATTTTCCCTTTGTCGATGACCTGAGAAAGGTCGCGAAGAACCTCTGGGTCATCGAAAAGAGGTTGCAACCCGGGGACCGACCCGAGGAAGAGACCGGGACCCTCCTCGCGCGATCCGACCTGATAGCCATCTCCAGCACTACCCTCATCAATCACACCCTCGGCACCATACTCGGCCTTTGCCCTTCGGGCAGCACAAAGATGCTGCTCGGTCCCACCACGCCTCTCACAAGCGTGCTGTTCGATCACGGCGTCGACATCATCTCCGGTTCCATCGTCACCGACCCTGACACGGCACTCCTCGGTATCCGTCAGGGAGCAAACTTCAGGGCATTGAAGCGTACCGGTTCCATCCGGCTCGTCACCCTAATGAAAAACCAGAGAGGGCACAGTCTCCAATGA
- a CDS encoding iron-sulfur cluster assembly scaffold protein codes for MNEYTPIVMDHFNNPRNVGIITNHDGMGEIGDPNCGDFLRVFIKVEDNIIVAIRYQIRGCPASIACASVMTELAVGKDLDEAMMIDDMDIVKALGGLPEYKLHCSNLGATGLKKAILNHLARYMSSLKD; via the coding sequence ATGAACGAATACACTCCGATCGTCATGGACCATTTCAACAACCCCCGCAACGTCGGCATCATCACCAACCATGACGGGATGGGGGAGATCGGCGACCCGAACTGCGGGGACTTCCTCAGGGTCTTCATCAAAGTTGAGGACAACATCATCGTGGCCATACGATACCAGATCCGGGGATGTCCCGCTTCCATTGCCTGCGCGAGTGTCATGACGGAGCTTGCCGTCGGCAAGGACCTCGACGAGGCCATGATGATCGATGATATGGATATCGTCAAGGCCCTGGGAGGCCTCCCGGAGTACAAGCTCCATTGCTCGAATCTCGGCGCGACGGGATTGAAGAAAGCGATCCTGAACCACCTTGCGCGTTATATGTCGAGTTTGAAGGATTAG
- a CDS encoding cation diffusion facilitator family transporter has translation MKNGDIAQVDLARGQRTALFASAVTFGLAAAKALIGYGFHSPLLVADGFHTFSDFTVIFASWFGLFLAARKKTERFPYGLYKAETLVSFIIGLLVAWAGIEVFLEGVRKFGPPASTGAFPLLPIVVSCVSMVIGYFLARREGAVGNEINSQSLKTIAQDSYLNIAVSFAVLAGILAAWFSIPYVEGVLLVIISLLILKLGLETIWFSLLILLDANLDRPLQSEIIQEISDIQGVTGVRDVKIRQAGPFRLVECNIESNPHAPLYQAHGVADRVEDRVKKTFPYIESVYVHVEPGRLRTTVAIIPVKNIDGLNSKVHGHFGRAPYFIVVKIGESGVEIEDFYYNEHLGKKASIHVGVKVIKELTRYGLNTLFTSQIGEISFHMLKDAFVDIYRAREDEPVTETLERFRRGDMELLSAPTHPAEKSLAEGAIRSGGDKP, from the coding sequence ATGAAAAATGGCGATATCGCCCAGGTCGATCTGGCAAGGGGTCAGCGGACGGCCCTTTTTGCCTCTGCTGTAACCTTCGGGCTCGCCGCCGCCAAAGCCCTCATCGGCTACGGGTTTCATTCTCCTCTTCTCGTCGCCGACGGTTTCCACACCTTTTCCGACTTCACCGTGATATTCGCCTCATGGTTCGGGCTTTTTCTGGCTGCCCGCAAAAAGACGGAGCGTTTCCCCTATGGTCTCTACAAGGCCGAGACCCTTGTCAGTTTCATCATCGGACTTCTCGTTGCCTGGGCAGGGATCGAGGTGTTCCTGGAGGGGGTGAGGAAGTTCGGTCCCCCCGCATCGACAGGTGCCTTTCCCCTGCTGCCGATCGTTGTTTCCTGCGTCTCCATGGTCATCGGCTACTTCCTTGCGCGGCGGGAAGGCGCAGTCGGAAATGAGATCAATTCCCAATCTCTCAAAACGATAGCCCAGGACTCATACCTCAATATTGCCGTGTCCTTCGCGGTCCTCGCGGGTATCCTGGCCGCCTGGTTTTCCATCCCCTATGTGGAGGGAGTGCTCCTCGTCATCATCTCCCTGCTCATCCTGAAGCTGGGCCTCGAGACCATCTGGTTTTCCCTGCTCATCCTCCTCGACGCCAATCTTGACCGTCCGCTGCAATCGGAGATCATACAGGAGATCAGTGACATCCAGGGCGTAACCGGGGTTCGGGACGTTAAGATAAGACAGGCCGGGCCTTTCAGGCTTGTGGAGTGCAATATCGAAAGCAACCCCCACGCGCCTCTGTACCAGGCCCACGGCGTTGCCGACAGGGTGGAAGACCGCGTCAAAAAGACCTTTCCCTACATAGAGTCCGTGTACGTCCATGTGGAACCCGGAAGGCTCAGGACCACCGTTGCCATAATCCCCGTCAAGAATATCGATGGTCTCAACTCAAAGGTCCACGGCCATTTCGGCCGGGCACCGTACTTCATCGTTGTGAAGATCGGGGAAAGCGGGGTCGAGATCGAGGATTTCTATTACAATGAGCACCTCGGGAAGAAGGCCAGCATTCACGTAGGGGTCAAGGTTATAAAGGAATTGACACGGTATGGCCTCAATACTCTTTTTACATCCCAGATAGGAGAGATATCCTTTCACATGCTTAAAGACGCCTTCGTGGACATTTACAGGGCCCGGGAAGATGAACCGGTCACGGAAACCCTTGAACGTTTCCGCCGGGGCGACATGGAACTCCTCAGCGCTCCCACCCATCCCGCCGAGAAATCACTGGCCGAAGGCGCAATACGGTCGGGAGGGGACAAACCATGA
- a CDS encoding DUF1847 domain-containing protein: MKKREESTCAACDIPLRERVCTSPDGKGSRGCPTVLKKELIEKARREYRKKAVREFARQASIQEGECYIDRDRKPYRLHPAKPRILEICEFAKKMGYSKLGLVFCGGLAKEAATVSGIFARKGFDVVSVMCKVGRVPKEEIGLEDEHKMFRGEFEAMCNPILQALVVNDAKCEFNVLLGLCVGHDSLFLKYAKAPSTVLAVKDRVMGHNPLAAVYLSEGYYSWLENPVE; encoded by the coding sequence TTGAAAAAGCGCGAGGAGAGCACCTGTGCCGCTTGCGACATCCCCCTTCGGGAACGGGTCTGCACAAGTCCCGACGGAAAGGGTTCGAGGGGCTGTCCTACAGTTCTCAAGAAAGAGCTTATCGAGAAAGCGCGGAGGGAGTACAGAAAGAAAGCGGTGCGGGAGTTCGCCCGCCAGGCATCCATCCAGGAAGGGGAGTGTTACATCGACCGCGACCGGAAGCCCTACCGGCTGCACCCCGCCAAACCGAGAATACTGGAGATCTGCGAGTTCGCGAAGAAGATGGGGTACAGCAAGCTGGGTCTTGTTTTCTGCGGAGGGCTGGCAAAGGAAGCCGCGACGGTTTCCGGGATATTTGCGCGAAAAGGCTTCGATGTCGTCTCGGTGATGTGCAAGGTCGGCAGGGTGCCGAAGGAAGAGATCGGCCTCGAGGACGAGCACAAGATGTTCCGGGGTGAATTCGAGGCCATGTGCAACCCCATACTGCAGGCCCTGGTGGTGAATGACGCGAAATGCGAGTTCAATGTCCTCCTGGGGCTTTGTGTCGGCCATGACTCGCTTTTCCTGAAATATGCCAAGGCGCCCTCCACGGTGCTTGCCGTGAAAGACCGTGTCATGGGGCACAATCCCCTCGCGGCCGTGTATCTGTCGGAAGGGTATTATTCCTGGCTGGAAAACCCGGTGGAGTGA
- a CDS encoding P-loop NTPase — protein sequence MKEIVVVSGKGGTGKTSVVASLACLIDRKAMVDCDVDAANLALVLSPRVIEEKEFAAGKKARIISEKCTTCGICKDMCRFDAISDDFIIDPVACEGCGACFFFCPASAVEFETPVAGHCYICDTPAGDPFVYAELSPGEENSGKLVTMVRTEAKAQAERAGLSRILIDGPPGIGCPVISSITGTSLALIVTEPTASGIHDLERIAQLARHFSLPAAVIINKSDINPVCSDSIDEYCGRNNIPVLGRLPYERAISEAQRQGKAIVEYAPDLPVSKALREISEQIISIYKE from the coding sequence ATGAAGGAGATAGTTGTCGTGAGTGGAAAGGGAGGGACAGGCAAGACCTCTGTCGTGGCATCGCTCGCCTGCCTCATCGACAGGAAGGCCATGGTGGATTGCGACGTGGATGCCGCCAATCTTGCCCTTGTTCTCAGTCCCCGTGTCATCGAGGAAAAGGAGTTCGCCGCCGGGAAAAAGGCGCGGATAATCAGCGAAAAATGCACCACCTGCGGGATCTGCAAAGATATGTGTCGCTTCGACGCCATTTCTGATGATTTCATCATCGATCCCGTGGCATGCGAAGGCTGCGGAGCCTGTTTCTTCTTCTGTCCGGCATCCGCCGTGGAATTCGAAACACCTGTTGCCGGACACTGCTACATATGCGACACACCGGCAGGGGACCCTTTCGTCTACGCGGAACTCTCGCCCGGAGAGGAAAATTCTGGTAAACTGGTTACCATGGTAAGGACGGAAGCCAAGGCACAGGCGGAACGCGCCGGCCTGTCACGGATCCTCATCGACGGACCTCCGGGCATCGGATGCCCCGTTATCTCATCGATCACGGGGACATCGCTCGCTCTCATCGTCACCGAGCCGACCGCTTCAGGGATCCACGACCTTGAACGGATCGCGCAGCTTGCCCGGCATTTCTCGCTTCCCGCCGCCGTGATCATCAACAAGAGCGATATCAACCCGGTCTGCAGTGATTCGATAGATGAGTACTGCGGCAGGAACAACATACCCGTTCTCGGCCGCCTTCCCTACGAAAGGGCCATCTCGGAGGCCCAGCGGCAGGGAAAGGCAATAGTGGAATATGCACCGGACCTTCCCGTGAGCAAGGCCTTGCGGGAGATATCGGAGCAAATAATATCAATATACAAGGAGTAA
- a CDS encoding molybdenum cofactor biosynthesis protein MoaE: MIEKWIEEVKRSTDPGELGMMLVHNGVVRASSKEGRPVKGMRLSYDRERLAAVIDEAKRREGIADVRVWINEGDLRVGDDIMYVLVAGRFRTDVLPVLQELLSKVKGEVVHEEEVLS; encoded by the coding sequence ATGATCGAGAAATGGATCGAAGAGGTAAAAAGATCGACGGATCCGGGCGAACTGGGAATGATGCTTGTGCATAACGGTGTCGTGCGGGCGAGCTCGAAAGAGGGAAGGCCGGTGAAAGGCATGCGGCTTTCTTACGACCGTGAGCGCCTCGCGGCCGTCATCGACGAGGCGAAAAGGCGTGAAGGAATTGCGGACGTGAGGGTCTGGATCAATGAAGGGGACCTGAGGGTTGGAGACGATATCATGTATGTCCTCGTGGCGGGACGTTTCAGGACCGATGTCCTGCCCGTTCTGCAGGAACTTCTTTCGAAGGTCAAGGGAGAGGTTGTTCATGAAGAGGAGGTGCTGTCTTGA